A part of Variovorax sp. HW608 genomic DNA contains:
- a CDS encoding tyrosine-type recombinase/integrase — MKPVDPFPALLHAFFYERLVQQRNASVHTIRSYRDAWRLFLRFVAAHRHCRVTDLTLPALSAGEVAAFLQYSECDRKVSIGTRNCRLAALHSFFAFVAEREPAAVAQCAEVLRIPTKKAPRPAHRDLELHEIEAILAQPDRGRLEGQRDHALLWFLYNTGARIQEALDVRVADVRFDTPRCVRLFGKGRKERICPLWPETVDLLSALLERQPRTGDELLFVNRYGAPLGASGVRFKLAQYVRAATQVMPTLALKKVSPHAFRHAAAVHLLAAGVDVAVIRSWLGHASLETTYHYAQANLDTKREALERLQPPPTKKSAPWRRDASLLAWLESL, encoded by the coding sequence ATGAAGCCGGTCGATCCGTTCCCTGCATTGCTGCACGCCTTCTTCTATGAGCGGCTGGTCCAACAGCGCAACGCCTCCGTGCACACGATACGCTCGTACCGCGACGCGTGGCGACTGTTCCTGCGCTTCGTCGCCGCGCACCGACACTGCCGCGTCACCGACCTCACTCTGCCGGCGCTGAGCGCCGGCGAAGTGGCTGCATTCTTGCAGTACAGCGAGTGCGATCGGAAGGTGTCGATCGGCACGCGCAACTGCCGGCTCGCGGCGCTACACAGCTTCTTCGCCTTTGTCGCCGAGCGCGAGCCTGCGGCCGTCGCGCAGTGCGCCGAGGTGCTGCGAATCCCCACCAAGAAGGCACCCAGGCCAGCCCACCGGGACCTCGAGCTGCACGAGATCGAGGCGATCCTGGCGCAGCCCGACCGTGGCCGACTGGAGGGTCAACGCGACCACGCGTTGCTATGGTTCCTCTACAACACTGGTGCACGTATTCAGGAGGCACTCGATGTCCGTGTCGCCGATGTTCGCTTCGATACACCACGTTGCGTTCGCCTGTTCGGCAAGGGCCGCAAGGAACGCATTTGTCCGCTGTGGCCGGAGACGGTCGACTTGCTCTCAGCACTGCTCGAGCGCCAGCCACGCACCGGTGATGAACTACTGTTCGTCAACCGCTACGGGGCACCTCTGGGCGCATCAGGCGTGCGGTTCAAGCTCGCGCAGTACGTCCGTGCCGCCACCCAAGTGATGCCAACGCTGGCATTGAAGAAGGTTTCGCCGCACGCGTTTCGGCACGCTGCCGCGGTTCATCTACTCGCCGCTGGAGTCGATGTCGCCGTAATCCGCAGCTGGTTGGGCCATGCGAGCCTTGAGACCACCTATCACTACGCCCAAGCCAACCTGGACACCAAGCGCGAAGCACTGGAGCGGCTGCAGCCACCACCGACCAAGAAGTCTGCGCCTTGGCGACGCGATGCCAGCCTGCTCGCCTGGCTGGAATCGCTCTGA